In the Glycine max cultivar Williams 82 chromosome 19, Glycine_max_v4.0, whole genome shotgun sequence genome, attttattttctgcaTAAATAAAGATTACAATTTATAAGTTTATTATGAAACTTGTTTATTTGAGTGCAATATTTATATTGTACTTAAGGACTTAAGATTGATCTTGCTAAAGACTTAAGTTGGACCAATTAGAAATAGGCATAATTGAGATCACAGTGCatgtaattttcatgcttcTTATCCATATTGACCTATTCATTGAGTGTATTGAAGTGGTGGCCATTGGGGTTTAGTCACATTTTTTTAGTGACAAAAGCCACAATGATTCCATTATTAATACATGAGATGAACCAGATCATTAAGGTGGACATCTAAAGGTAAATAGTGTATGAATGTACACCTaaggattttttatataattgttacaatatgtagccaaagtgggagattgttggaattttctattccaataattaatgtgggctaatattataagacaattatattaattgtttattattagtGGGTTTTATTTTATGCGGTCAAATTAAGCGAGTTTGTCAAACAACTAAATAAGACGATATAGATTTAAATGAACAGATGTCGGTGTTAGCCTATTACGGGATAATGAGAATCCTATTAGGTTAACACACTATAAGAAggttatggtccccaatatATTGAGATGTCACACAGTTTATCTTCTGCTCATTTGAAGAGTTGCAGAGGTTTCATTAAGGAATAAAGATGTTCTAGTTGAGGAAGAATCATAATGTCATTGTTCGTGATCGTGATGGATAGCCGCAAAGATCTTACAACAAATGTCAAAGAATGCTTAGATCAGGAATCATCCATGGATATGGATATTTTATCTAATCCTTAATAATCAAACATGTTGTAAATCCTACGACTTTTGGTGAATTATCCTAGATTATAGACCTGTGAATTTTTaacttttgcataaaaaataaaaattaaagattaaagatattcCAATACAATAACCATTGCTTTGCGGACAATTAACAACAGCATTGTTGCTATTCCCGGTTTGGCCAAACACAAATTTACTCACATCATAGAGCATTCTTGCCACATGGGAACCAAACAAGAACTCTGATTCAAAATCATCACCGGTGAGGTAATCCTTCGTGAcacaattgttgttgttgttggcgtTGATCACCTTGTTGTGGATGATCACAAGGATCAACAACAACTCAAAGGAGAGAACCTTCTTCATTTTGTTGCTGCCTCTTCTTCTCTGTTTGGAAATTTGTTTTCTAGAGACAAAATGTTGTGTGGTTCATTAGTCAAGATCGTTGCCATTTTGTACCAATTTGTGttgcaataaaataatgaaCGAATCTTCAACAAGTTGAGAGTGAAATTAATGTATCTAGCtgctataatttttaaaattatatatatatatatatatatatatatatatatatatatatatatatatatataaagaatttattcatttttcattttagtatattaaatttatctcttAAGGGAAAATACCTAAAGAGTACAATACATATATCATTAATACAAAATAGGTTAAGTTTATGGTAtactttaatttgaataaaaagtatatatatatatatatatatatatatatatatatatatatatatatatatatatatatatatatatatatatatatatatatatatatatatatatagaNNNNNNNNNNNNNNNNNNNNNNNNNNNNNNNNNNNNNNNNNNNNNNNNNNNNNNNNNNNNNNNNNNNNNNNNNNNNNNNNNNNNNNNNNNNNNNNNNNNNtaaagttgattttttttaattttataaatataatgtaaaatgatcactcaacaattaaaactacaaaattcattttaaaataagtgttattTTAGGTTATTTAATAtagataagaaaaattataaatagatcaaaagtgataattttataaaattaactctactattaatattatattaaaatactaaattgaaatttattagagaTATATTAGTGgaagataaaattaatactatattgaaaaattaagattatACTTATtctaggataattttttttctctggaTGTGGCACTGTATTTTGGAACGAAAGAAGTAGTATTTATACGTGAGAATATCCTTGTTAGTCAACGTATCAAAACATTACttgttgatttaattaattaagtatagAAGCACAAGTAATTACGTAATTAAGTTGGTCACGGGTCCCTAGCATTAAATGAAAGTTGTGTTAACAATAGAGACCCAAAGGTTTTATGTTGACAATGTTAGTAATATATAATACATCCTCCCAACATGTACGTTTGGGGGCTCTAATTGTGCTTTATTTTGTTACTATTTTTCTGGCAAACAAGTTTGGTTCAGCCGACATCATTGAACATTATCAAcaaaatggatgaatttgaaatttgctTATGGCACATGTAAATTGGTAAATGATATGTTAAGTGCGTATCATGTAAcactccattttttttaaataaattaaaaagaaattttatttaaaaataaatagttttagaaaaatgataaagtttttataattaaataaataaataaataactttattaattaaaataatggtttgaaggaaaataaaaagaagatattttatttatttttttaataagaaataaaatagaatttttataaaataacttcCCCAAAAAATCTTCTCTTTATTCTGTATACATTCAAATTTATCTTCTTAAAATGATGATCtcagactcgttaaccgttggatcgtcataAAATTTGAACATGATGTTTGTAACTTATATCTGCACATACCCACcgttgaaattttcaaaataatatctaTGATGAAAGAAATGTCCATCTCACTGAACTTTCTCTTTTCTCGCATACATCCAAACATGTCTCAGTAAACCTACGATCCTAGACTCCTTAATCATTGGATCATTGTGAAAGTTGGACACCACCTTTGGAACTCATTTTCACACAGTCTCACCGTTGGAATTTGCAATATAATGTTCTTGCAGGGAGAAATTAATCTTGCACATTGACAGTAAAATGGAAGCTATaatcttttttccttctctgtGACGCTTGGAAATCTTAGCAGaacaatcaaaggaaaaacttgaggagtCTCAAGAAACCACTAGCGATACCGCTATTACTATCGGACTACACctgtgagcccgcttagaggtaagagatgaatttatcacaattgggattagaatgaacatgtgtagggatccttaggggATCAAATTGGGATTTATGTTGGGATGTTTGTTGAATTATAATTATTCCTTTATGTTTATAATCACGATATTGTTATGTTTGacggaccaattgatgtcctaatgcgaattaattgataaattgagtgctcttggtgttttcatgtttttgacctatgattttaattccttgattttgatatgattatgtgaaattgtttgaggcaTTTTACttcccatgttgtgagaaacatttttgtataaattgtttgtattttggacaagatttactagatgagcatgataaattgtaacattgagatcatgaaattgtgtttaaaattgtgtgtaagtgataaattgaatatgtgatgaattgtgagataacatgttgcattgagattataacattgttatagagattgagtataagtgcaaagttgaacatgctACCTAATGTGATTTTTCAGtgacatggtatcacattgcatataggcttgagtcttagtataattgttgcataacgtctgttaattgtttattatgaaattgatgaataTTATTACGTCTTGAtccgagtgtgtgattcatgtgtaatgtgattagtgtttgaaaaatgaattttaaatgataaagtggtgaaatgacgtggattgtattaagttgaactatgttataaatacttttataatttattttgattacgtctttgtttatttgttttttttttgtttttttaggatCTGATAACTCATTCcttgtgtgctatttgtgtttagatcctgtgatgatctcgaaccttgtgactaggtggatgactttaaaggATCTTGTGCTAGAGAATACTGAGACACAATGttttgataggatgtgacattgggatgagtttttattttaactgcatgatgttgttttattttattttacttcactgaatttataaaatttcttttgtacACTTTGACGGCCTTGTTGCAAGTcagatatgtttttaatttatttgataatagtgaagtgaatgtgaattttttatccatgtgaatttatttatttatatttttatatgttttattgatttatatcGGAGAGAGGATGTCACATATCACcttatatgtgtgtgtttggGAGTTGCTAATTTGTTATATCCCGAAATTGTCCTTTGAATGAAAACACAACAATtgtgttttccttttctgtggcggtgaaaaaacaaataacaatggaGAAACATTCTGttgtaaaagaaataaacaagtacagtaattgtaataattatttattaatgtaattatttgattaaaaaatatttgactagaatatttttaattgataattcgTTCGAGTTCAACACGATCAATTAACCCGTTGATTTTCAGTTTAAATTGTTGTCTAGAAATACAAAAACAAGAATTCTAATCTGTTGGTAAACTTACGTTTAGCCTGACTAGTGTTAGCCAAACATTAGCTCAATCGTCACTTTTTTCTTTAGAGAGATTATTATTTCTACTCAGTTACTTCTGGTGGTGTTTCGGGAAAAGAATGCAAGGAATTAAAGGCAAAAGCAGATTCAGCACAACCCTGATTTGAATAAAGAGaggcaatattttttttgttgaacatTGTAACTGTCAAAGATAATAACTAATCTTTGTTAGAAACAGTGAACGCATATAAGGCGGATATTCTCCTTCCAACAAGATCATTTGTACCATTTAGTTAAGAGACTATCACTTATATCAACTTGTTAGAAGAGAGCGCGGTATAATTAGCTTAAAAATATATCACATAGAAGTATTTTGAATTGTGGTTGCCATCGCATATGCCAATTGTTAATATtgcaaaaaaattgtgaattaatGCTGCTCTTCCTAGAAATTATCTTTTCCATTTGAAATATTGCACAACAATGCAATCTAAATCTTCCACAAAAACATACAGGTTTATCTGCAGATATCGTACATTGATGTTGGTTTGTGTGTTATACACAACTATGAAAGCTATTTTCCaagtattttcaaattattcaaACTAGGTCCAAGTGTTTTACCCAAACTAATGAGAATTGTTtcctataaaatattattcccTTTATTTACAGTTTAATGTATAATGTATTTAATAACTTGAAACATACAATCTGAAATCTTTGTACTATGCTTACATTCATAAATTTAATgctatccaaaaaataaaataaagagagaattcGCAACCAGGCTATGCACAATTCCCTCTTCAATCAGAATTTCTTGATCCAACAACTTTTTGGCCACCaccttctaagttctaactttCTTCAACTTGCATTACCTTGATCCACTGTGACAAAAACATTTGCATTCACAGCCTCATCCGTTTCGATCACAACACGATTCTGAGAAACGTTTCTGAGAGCATGATTTGGGAAGGTGTTGCCATTGGCACTTAAGGAGTACACAACATGTTTGATAAGGTTAGGGAAAAGCAAAACTTTGGTAAAATCAGAAGTCCATGTGGTTCCATTACCAAGCAAAGACATTTTTGCAGTTGTGGCCTTTAAGTTCATACCCCTCACAACATTTCTAGCCACAAAAACTTGATCAATTTGATTAAAAGGACTATTTGATTGGTCCAACTTGACTATATCAACCCCTTTATTCAAGCCGGAGAACATGTTATCAACAATATTGAGACCACTTACAATCCCATTGACTGATTTTAACACAATACCAGCATCACCAAGGAAGAAACTGCTAGAGATGTGGAGCTGAACTGGATCTTCGGCGACAATATTGGTGTAATCCATGTAACAATTCACAATCCTAGTTTGTGTCAAACCAGGAAGCTTCAAATAAATCCCTTTGCCACCGAAGCCGGTGGCCTTATTGTAGCAATGTACTCCAGAAAGAGTGTTGGCTTGGCCAGTGACAATTATTCCTATTTCAGCAGAGAAAATCACAACATCTGTTACTGCATTGTCATTTCCCAGAAGGCTTATTCCAGTGCCTGAGAAGTCCCTTTCATGTTTGTCCCCTCCAGCAGTGATGTGCTGGCCAAGGAAGGTGTTTCTTATGTAGGTTTCATGGCCACCTTGGACTAAAATTCCAGTGGTGTTGAAATGTGTGATGTAACAATTTTCTATGTTGATTCTAAGTGTTTTTTTGACTGAAATGCCCCCTCCCCTGAAGTTTGAGTCTAGCAAGAGGTCCTTGAGAGTTATGTACTCATAATTGTAGGAGTTGCTTTCTCCTGAGGTGGACAAGTCTATGAGATGCCCATCTGGTGGAAAATTATATGAGGCTCTTATAGTTCCCCCATGTATCTGTCAACattcaattagaaaaaaaaaaaaatcaaactcagCCGTCAAATTTGAGGTCTTTTGGGTTTGACCAATGCTCCTTTTTTGCCTTGATTTGCTGCAAATGCAACTTTGTGCACTAAGAATTTGTGTTATTTGAAAAGTCTTTtgttgagaaaagaaaaaaaaaacattgacatAAAAGGAGAAAAGATTGGAAAAGACTTTCttccttttaaatattaaatttaaatgggtATAGTCATtcctaaaacattttttctatttcaagTTTGACCAAAACCAAACTTTATAAACgtggatattttaattttcacgtTCTAGATTAATGTGTTAGTAATTTACcgaagatattatttttttagcttaatatttatgcattgtcattttaagaaattttacagtgtcaattaataaaaaactatCATTAGTAATTTTAAGGTAATGATTGTAAAAGTTAATATATCATACATGATAGTATGCGATTAGACATACTAACTCtgattatttacttttatacaTTCCATGAAAAAAAGTATGCTTTTCATACCATGAGGTTTCCAACCCCGGCCAGTGGCAACTGCAGTGGTTTGCTAATTATGTACTTTCCACCCTCAAGATTAATCTGAGCACCTCCAAGGTCTTTGATGTCCTTCATTAAGAACCCTACACTTGGACCTTTGGCTGCATCTGCTATGGCTGCAAGAAGAGCTTCAGTGCTGTCTGAATTGCCTGTTGGATCTGCACCATAAGATGTCACAAGGTACACATGTGATTTCTTGAGATCCTTCattagccaaaaaaaaaaaagtatcaaacATTATGAATGACTAAGGCCATTAGTGGTTTGCGTT is a window encoding:
- the LOC100775817 gene encoding polygalacturonase QRT3, translating into MATISPMWFILLGITCFCVTDSYGANMPLRTLYGGTHQEALLGLEAFKASITRRDSIASTPPSFSPSPSPSPLPSQDLKKSHVYLVTSYGADPTGNSDSTEALLAAIADAAKGPSVGFLMKDIKDLGGAQINLEGGKYIISKPLQLPLAGVGNLMIHGGTIRASYNFPPDGHLIDLSTSGESNSYNYEYITLKDLLLDSNFRGGGISVKKTLRINIENCYITHFNTTGILVQGGHETYIRNTFLGQHITAGGDKHERDFSGTGISLLGNDNAVTDVVIFSAEIGIIVTGQANTLSGVHCYNKATGFGGKGIYLKLPGLTQTRIVNCYMDYTNIVAEDPVQLHISSSFFLGDAGIVLKSVNGIVSGLNIVDNMFSGLNKGVDIVKLDQSNSPFNQIDQVFVARNVVRGMNLKATTAKMSLLGNGTTWTSDFTKVLLFPNLIKHVVYSLSANGNTFPNHALRNVSQNRVVIETDEAVNANVFVTVDQGNAS